The following are encoded together in the Tepidiforma bonchosmolovskayae genome:
- a CDS encoding histidine phosphatase family protein produces the protein MSHGPARSPMIFDRAFLTDVEGVTELIFVRHGEQFIPDPRNGPVGDTFDPPLSERGRQQADAVAARLSVDRVDAVYASPLQRALETGRAIARHHRLEPVVVHDLREVEIFRDIPPEKSALEFLGRDLLLGIRERMLRERKWDVYPYSESSFEFRKRTVNAVEAIIAGNQGKRVVIACHGGVINAYIGHIIGSPYDMFFRPAHASISVVFAGEGVRALQSLNDVHHLRTGEWNLVSH, from the coding sequence ATGTCCCACGGCCCTGCACGCTCACCCATGATCTTCGACCGCGCCTTCCTGACCGATGTCGAAGGCGTCACCGAACTCATCTTCGTCCGCCACGGCGAGCAGTTCATCCCCGACCCCCGCAACGGCCCCGTCGGCGATACCTTCGACCCGCCCCTCAGCGAACGCGGACGCCAGCAGGCCGACGCCGTCGCCGCCCGCCTCTCCGTCGACCGGGTCGATGCCGTCTACGCGAGCCCGCTCCAGCGCGCCCTCGAAACCGGCCGCGCCATCGCTCGCCATCACCGGCTCGAACCGGTCGTCGTCCACGACCTCCGCGAAGTCGAAATCTTCCGCGACATCCCGCCCGAGAAATCCGCCCTCGAATTCCTCGGCCGCGACCTCCTCCTTGGCATCCGCGAGCGGATGCTCCGCGAACGGAAGTGGGACGTCTACCCCTACTCCGAATCCTCCTTCGAATTCCGGAAGCGCACGGTCAACGCCGTCGAAGCCATCATCGCCGGCAACCAGGGCAAACGGGTCGTCATCGCCTGCCACGGAGGCGTCATCAACGCCTACATCGGCCACATCATCGGGAGCCCCTACGACATGTTCTTCCGGCCCGCCCACGCCTCCATCTCCGTCGTCTTCGCCGGCGAAGGCGTCCGCGCCCTCCAGTCCCTCAACGACGTCCACCACCTGCGCACCGGCGAATGGAACCTGGTCAGCCACTGA
- a CDS encoding SDR family NAD(P)-dependent oxidoreductase: protein MPIADFSLAGKVAIVTGGSRGIGRSIAIALAEAGADVCVAARKPESLEETVAAIRATGRRGIAVPTNVRDMAALENLVAETKRQLGRIDILVNNAATNPVFGPVANLDERAWDTVMNTNVKSVFFLSKLVRQAILEHGQGGSIINVSSTGGFRASTGLGAYSVSKAAIIMLTQVCAKEWGADGIRVNCIAPGLIRTEFSRALWENEAILKNSVQSSALKRIGEPDEMAGAVVYFASPASSFTTGQTLILDGGALA, encoded by the coding sequence GTGCCCATCGCCGATTTCTCCCTCGCCGGCAAGGTCGCCATCGTCACCGGCGGCAGCCGCGGCATCGGCCGCTCCATCGCCATCGCCCTCGCCGAAGCCGGCGCCGATGTTTGCGTCGCAGCCCGCAAGCCCGAGTCGCTCGAAGAGACGGTCGCCGCCATCCGCGCCACCGGGCGCCGCGGCATTGCCGTCCCCACCAACGTCCGCGACATGGCCGCCCTCGAAAACCTCGTCGCCGAGACGAAGCGCCAGCTCGGCCGCATCGACATCCTCGTCAACAACGCCGCGACCAACCCCGTCTTCGGCCCCGTCGCGAACCTCGACGAGCGCGCCTGGGATACCGTCATGAACACGAACGTCAAATCCGTGTTCTTCCTCAGCAAGCTCGTCCGCCAGGCGATCCTCGAGCACGGCCAGGGCGGCTCCATCATCAACGTCAGCTCGACCGGCGGCTTCCGCGCCTCCACCGGCCTCGGCGCCTATTCCGTTTCCAAGGCCGCCATCATCATGCTCACCCAGGTCTGCGCGAAGGAGTGGGGCGCCGACGGCATCCGCGTCAACTGCATCGCCCCTGGCCTCATCCGCACCGAGTTCTCGCGCGCCCTCTGGGAGAACGAGGCCATCCTCAAGAACTCCGTCCAGTCCTCCGCGCTCAAGCGCATCGGCGAACCCGATGAGATGGCCGGCGCGGTCGTCTACTTCGCCAGCCCCGCCAGCTCCTTCACCACCGGGCAGACCCTCATCCTCGATGGCGGCGCCCTCGCCTGA
- a CDS encoding GNAT family N-acetyltransferase: MLVRLYDLPPVEPALARLAAAGIVCRRPEAYERSAVLGFVRAHFPGWVDETQVALARTPATCFIAQRGGDVLGFACFHATRPNFFGPTGVAEAERGRGIGAALLLLALHAMAAEGYAYAIIGSVGPAAFYERTVGAVPIPGSHPGIYRNRLDRPAP, translated from the coding sequence ATGCTCGTCCGGCTGTACGACCTCCCGCCGGTTGAGCCTGCCCTTGCCCGGCTCGCTGCCGCCGGTATCGTCTGCCGCCGCCCCGAAGCCTACGAGCGCTCCGCCGTGCTCGGCTTCGTCAGGGCCCACTTCCCCGGCTGGGTCGATGAAACGCAGGTCGCGCTCGCCCGCACCCCCGCCACCTGCTTCATCGCCCAGCGCGGCGGCGACGTCCTCGGCTTCGCCTGCTTCCACGCCACCCGGCCCAACTTCTTCGGCCCCACCGGCGTCGCCGAAGCCGAGCGGGGCCGCGGGATCGGCGCCGCCCTTCTCCTCCTCGCCCTCCACGCCATGGCCGCCGAAGGCTACGCATACGCGATCATCGGCAGCGTCGGCCCGGCCGCCTTCTACGAGCGCACCGTCGGCGCCGTCCCCATCCCCGGCAGCCACCCCGGCATCTACCGGAACCGCCTCGACCGCCCGGCTCCGTGA
- a CDS encoding bifunctional diguanylate cyclase/phosphodiesterase: MPPLGPPAATLSAAAARRAVRHVLETGAVRTLCQPIGSLSTGDVLGYEALSRPEAPPPLDSPQEFLAAASACDLLEQVDHAWRLAAVARLGQLLAHEQLLFINCTPTALISGLLSPSSFQSIVRRHGLQPERVVLEITEERAISDFDQMRRIVSAFRAAGFLFAIDDAGAGPSSLQSIVELRPDFIKLDRWLARDIEFDRGRRSMVEAICNFARQVGARVIVEGIETREQLTAFIELGADFGQGYFLGRPEPLPFPISAEARRTIHRANRQRRDAPVVSRVGDLVTITPTVSADTPGARLMDHFARNRHLEAVVVLDGSRVEGIVTRGRIFERMSGQFGLPLNGRRPASQLCVPATCVDASASPRTAARAALERAAPFQQDPLVVLEGTQLAGIVRVHELLQAVLAEEVAEARNLNPLTGLPGNRRIKEHLERLRAEPAGWYLLYADLDRFKHFNDACGFAHGDAAIYEFSRILVDAANAARHDVFIGHVGGDDFIVAVHEDDLEPFRAACYRVLSRPRWFDPDGKLPADITLTVSIAGCPFERVAHLDYEELAAILASAKRLVKHAGGNSFEIFEDLAPPSAASRSDAEAA; this comes from the coding sequence ATGCCGCCTCTCGGCCCACCCGCCGCGACGCTGTCCGCAGCCGCCGCCCGCCGGGCCGTCCGCCACGTGCTCGAAACCGGCGCCGTCCGCACCCTCTGCCAGCCGATCGGCTCCCTCTCCACCGGCGATGTCCTCGGCTACGAGGCCCTCTCTCGCCCCGAGGCGCCGCCCCCGCTCGATAGCCCGCAGGAGTTCCTCGCCGCCGCCAGCGCCTGCGACCTCCTCGAGCAGGTCGACCACGCCTGGCGCCTCGCCGCCGTCGCCCGCCTCGGCCAGCTCCTCGCCCACGAGCAGCTCCTCTTCATCAACTGCACCCCGACCGCGCTCATCTCCGGCCTCCTCTCCCCCTCGTCCTTCCAGTCCATCGTCCGCCGCCACGGCCTTCAGCCCGAGCGCGTCGTCCTCGAAATCACCGAAGAGCGCGCCATCAGCGACTTCGACCAGATGCGCCGCATCGTCAGCGCCTTCCGTGCCGCCGGCTTCCTCTTCGCCATCGACGACGCCGGCGCCGGGCCCTCCAGCCTCCAGTCCATCGTCGAACTCCGGCCCGACTTCATTAAGCTCGACCGCTGGCTCGCCCGCGACATCGAATTCGACCGCGGCCGCCGCTCAATGGTTGAAGCTATCTGTAACTTCGCACGCCAGGTCGGCGCCCGCGTCATCGTCGAAGGCATCGAAACCCGCGAGCAGCTGACCGCTTTTATCGAACTCGGCGCCGATTTCGGCCAGGGCTACTTCCTCGGCCGGCCCGAGCCCCTTCCCTTTCCCATCTCAGCCGAAGCCCGCCGCACCATCCACCGCGCCAACCGCCAGCGCCGCGACGCCCCCGTTGTCAGCCGCGTTGGCGACCTCGTGACCATCACCCCCACCGTCAGCGCTGATACCCCCGGTGCCCGCCTCATGGACCACTTCGCCCGCAACCGCCACCTCGAGGCCGTGGTCGTCCTCGATGGCTCCCGGGTAGAAGGGATCGTCACCCGCGGCCGCATCTTCGAGCGCATGTCCGGCCAGTTCGGGCTCCCTCTCAACGGCCGCCGCCCGGCCAGCCAGCTCTGCGTCCCCGCCACCTGCGTCGATGCATCCGCCTCCCCCCGGACCGCCGCCCGCGCCGCCCTCGAGCGCGCCGCCCCCTTCCAGCAGGACCCCCTCGTCGTCCTCGAAGGTACGCAGCTCGCCGGCATCGTCCGGGTCCACGAACTCCTCCAGGCCGTCCTCGCCGAGGAAGTCGCCGAAGCCCGCAACCTCAACCCCCTCACCGGCCTCCCCGGCAACCGCCGCATCAAAGAGCACCTCGAACGCCTCCGCGCCGAGCCCGCCGGCTGGTATCTCCTTTACGCCGACCTCGACCGCTTCAAGCACTTCAACGATGCCTGCGGCTTCGCCCATGGTGATGCCGCCATCTACGAGTTCTCCCGCATCCTCGTTGATGCCGCTAACGCCGCCCGCCACGACGTCTTCATCGGCCACGTCGGCGGCGACGACTTCATCGTGGCGGTCCACGAGGACGACCTCGAGCCCTTCCGCGCCGCCTGCTATCGCGTCCTCAGCAGGCCCCGCTGGTTCGACCCCGATGGCAAACTCCCGGCCGATATCACCCTCACCGTCTCCATCGCCGGCTGCCCCTTCGAACGGGTCGCTCACCTCGATTACGAAGAGCTGGCCGCCATCCTCGCCAGCGCCAAGCGGCTCGTGAAACACGCCGGCGGCAACAGCTTCGAAATCTTCGAAGACCTCGCTCCGCCGTCGGCTGCATCCCGGTCCGACGCCGAAGCTGCGTAG
- a CDS encoding TetR/AcrR family transcriptional regulator has translation MTAAPTAPGRLERRKARTRAAILQAASQLFHEHGFEETSIQQIAERADTGVGTLYGYFASKEDLLREVLRASRDESVARYRAAVAADTPAVERVCTALAAIADYLEENRRLLVSVFRLAARNRSFDDEYAEWLQRSFTDLIESGIRAGEFRPVPADAAARMLITTVMTACLGIGAWAGRSGDPRVIAEIQELARALLQR, from the coding sequence ATGACCGCAGCCCCTACTGCGCCCGGCCGCCTCGAGCGCCGCAAAGCCCGCACCCGTGCCGCCATCCTCCAGGCCGCCAGCCAGCTCTTCCACGAGCACGGCTTCGAAGAAACCTCCATCCAGCAAATCGCCGAGCGCGCCGACACCGGCGTCGGCACCCTGTACGGCTACTTCGCCTCCAAGGAAGACCTCCTCCGCGAGGTCCTCCGCGCCTCCCGCGATGAATCGGTCGCCCGCTACCGCGCCGCCGTCGCCGCCGATACCCCCGCCGTCGAGCGCGTCTGCACCGCCCTCGCCGCAATCGCCGATTACCTCGAGGAGAACCGCCGCCTCCTCGTCTCCGTCTTCCGCCTGGCCGCCCGCAACCGCTCGTTCGACGACGAGTACGCCGAGTGGCTCCAGCGCAGCTTCACCGACCTCATCGAATCCGGCATCCGCGCCGGGGAATTCCGGCCCGTCCCTGCCGACGCCGCCGCCCGCATGCTGATCACCACCGTCATGACCGCCTGCCTCGGCATCGGCGCCTGGGCCGGCCGCTCCGGCGACCCGCGCGTCATCGCCGAAATCCAGGAGCTCGCCCGCGCCCTTCTCCAGCGCTAG
- a CDS encoding YkvA family protein has product MQWLAAAAAVLVLLAVMFTAGYAGLRRHPAGRRFLALRRGAKVRFLRALLRGGRLGWTGKLAILGLLGYLLLPFDLVPDFIPVLGQADDVAVVVLFAWLLILAVSSASLEAAFREAEAGGRSPDAEGDERP; this is encoded by the coding sequence GTGCAGTGGCTCGCGGCAGCGGCGGCGGTCCTGGTTCTACTGGCCGTGATGTTCACGGCGGGGTACGCCGGGCTGCGGCGGCACCCGGCGGGCCGGCGGTTCCTTGCGCTTCGCCGCGGAGCGAAGGTGCGGTTCCTGCGGGCGTTGCTTCGGGGAGGGCGGCTCGGGTGGACCGGGAAGCTGGCGATACTTGGGCTGCTCGGGTACCTGCTCCTGCCGTTCGACCTGGTGCCCGACTTCATCCCGGTGCTGGGGCAGGCGGATGACGTCGCGGTAGTGGTGCTGTTCGCGTGGCTGCTGATCCTGGCGGTGTCTTCGGCGTCGCTGGAGGCGGCCTTCCGGGAGGCGGAGGCGGGAGGCCGTTCGCCCGATGCGGAGGGGGACGAAAGGCCCTAG
- the folE gene encoding GTP cyclohydrolase I FolE translates to MTTTAGPDQARIRAAVIELLKAIGDDPTRDGLVDTPRRIAEMYAEIFEGLFYDPREHLRVGFEVAHDEMVILRNIPFYSMCEHHFLPFHGEAHVGYIPDGRVVGISKLARVVEGYARRPQIQEQLTSQIAEAIQEVLQPDGVAVVIEAEHLCMTMRGVKKPGSRMVTSAMRGDFKNSHVTRAEFLSLVHGHH, encoded by the coding sequence GTGACCACCACTGCCGGCCCCGACCAGGCCCGCATCCGCGCTGCCGTCATCGAGCTGCTCAAGGCCATCGGTGACGACCCCACCCGTGACGGCCTCGTCGATACCCCCCGCCGCATCGCGGAAATGTACGCCGAGATCTTCGAGGGTCTCTTCTACGACCCGCGCGAACACCTCCGCGTCGGCTTCGAAGTCGCCCACGACGAGATGGTTATCCTCCGCAACATCCCCTTCTACAGCATGTGCGAGCATCATTTCCTCCCCTTCCACGGCGAGGCCCACGTCGGCTACATCCCCGATGGCCGCGTCGTCGGCATCTCCAAGCTCGCCCGGGTCGTCGAAGGCTACGCACGCCGCCCGCAGATCCAGGAGCAGCTCACCAGCCAGATCGCCGAGGCGATCCAGGAGGTCCTCCAGCCCGACGGCGTCGCCGTCGTCATCGAAGCCGAGCACCTCTGCATGACCATGCGCGGCGTCAAAAAGCCCGGCTCCCGCATGGTGACCAGCGCCATGCGCGGCGACTTTAAGAACTCCCACGTCACCCGCGCCGAGTTCCTCTCCCTCGTCCACGGCCACCACTAG
- a CDS encoding fumarylacetoacetate hydrolase family protein, whose protein sequence is MALYVRFERQDGRRGAGLLEGETIRVIAEPFWEETRPTGESVALTNVRLLPPCAPRSIVCVGLNYASHLQGRPAPDPPTLFFKPLSSIAGPGDPIVLPANCGRVDPEGEIVIVIGRQVKGANREQAEAAIFGYTAGNDVSARAWQQQDGQWWRAKGSDTFGVFGPAIVTGLRHDELEVVTRVNGREVQRGRSTELIRDIPEIVRYVSAVMTLVPGDIIYTGTPGSPPEIRPGDVVDVEVTGAGVLRNPVAAAGQDHAGGSG, encoded by the coding sequence ATGGCGCTCTACGTGAGGTTCGAACGGCAGGACGGGCGGCGCGGAGCGGGGCTCCTCGAAGGGGAGACGATCCGGGTGATCGCGGAGCCGTTCTGGGAGGAGACGCGGCCGACCGGGGAGTCGGTCGCGCTCACAAACGTGCGGCTGCTGCCGCCGTGCGCGCCGCGGAGCATCGTGTGCGTGGGGCTGAACTATGCGAGCCACCTGCAGGGGCGGCCGGCGCCGGACCCGCCGACGCTGTTTTTCAAACCGCTCTCGAGCATCGCGGGGCCGGGCGACCCGATCGTGCTGCCGGCGAACTGCGGGAGGGTCGACCCTGAAGGCGAGATTGTCATCGTGATTGGGCGGCAGGTGAAGGGGGCAAACCGGGAGCAGGCAGAGGCGGCGATTTTCGGCTACACGGCAGGGAACGACGTCTCGGCGCGGGCGTGGCAGCAGCAGGACGGACAGTGGTGGCGGGCGAAGGGAAGCGACACGTTCGGCGTCTTCGGGCCGGCGATTGTGACGGGGCTGCGGCACGACGAGCTGGAGGTGGTGACCCGGGTGAACGGCCGGGAAGTGCAGCGGGGCCGCTCGACGGAGCTGATCCGCGACATCCCGGAGATTGTGCGGTATGTGAGCGCGGTGATGACGCTGGTGCCGGGGGACATCATCTACACGGGGACACCTGGCAGTCCGCCGGAGATTCGGCCCGGGGACGTGGTGGACGTCGAGGTGACGGGTGCGGGGGTGCTCCGGAACCCGGTCGCAGCTGCCGGGCAGGACCATGCCGGGGGAAGCGGCTGA
- a CDS encoding pyridoxamine 5'-phosphate oxidase family protein, whose protein sequence is MPAKMTLDEIHAFLDSRPGWIALSTISPSGHPHTVPIGYFRLGEKIYMGCRKGTQKTKNIERNPAVAVMLESGTTSQDIKGVCIQGTGRVITDPAEALQLRREAMRRRGVPEDQLPTEVGPDTAYIEVTPTRYISWDYSKQG, encoded by the coding sequence ATGCCCGCCAAAATGACCCTCGACGAAATCCATGCCTTCCTCGACTCCCGCCCCGGCTGGATCGCCCTCTCGACCATCAGCCCCAGCGGCCACCCCCACACCGTTCCCATCGGCTACTTCCGCCTCGGCGAAAAAATCTACATGGGCTGCCGCAAGGGCACCCAGAAGACCAAAAACATCGAGCGCAACCCCGCCGTCGCCGTCATGCTCGAATCCGGCACCACCTCGCAGGACATCAAAGGCGTCTGCATCCAGGGCACCGGCCGCGTCATCACCGACCCCGCCGAAGCGCTCCAGCTCCGCCGCGAAGCCATGCGCCGCCGCGGCGTCCCCGAAGACCAGCTTCCCACCGAGGTCGGCCCCGACACCGCCTACATCGAAGTCACCCCAACCCGCTACATCTCCTGGGACTACAGCAAACAGGGCTGA
- a CDS encoding DUF805 domain-containing protein, translating to MQVAQQPTPIQWWLSPWKRYALFEGRASRSEFWWFTLGQFLVGLAFFLLSGIAGALIALYYLFLLAGLVPSIAVTARRLHDIGQSGWLQLIGLIPILGTIALIVLCAQPSQPHANQYGDAPLPPAP from the coding sequence ATGCAGGTCGCCCAGCAGCCCACTCCAATCCAGTGGTGGCTCTCGCCCTGGAAGCGGTATGCCCTTTTTGAAGGCCGCGCCAGCCGCTCCGAGTTCTGGTGGTTTACCCTCGGCCAGTTCCTGGTCGGATTGGCCTTCTTCCTCCTGTCGGGAATTGCGGGGGCATTGATCGCGCTCTATTACCTGTTCCTGCTGGCGGGCTTGGTGCCTTCAATCGCCGTCACCGCCCGCCGCCTCCACGACATCGGCCAGTCCGGCTGGCTCCAGCTGATCGGGCTCATCCCCATCCTCGGCACCATCGCGCTCATCGTACTCTGCGCCCAACCCTCCCAGCCCCACGCGAACCAATACGGCGACGCGCCCCTTCCGCCGGCACCCTAG
- a CDS encoding acyl-CoA dehydrogenase family protein: protein MTTVTTPSNRAMPTTRGMNFFEADPNLERALRVYAGPEDAERALPHLREVGRCAGDELDELAAQADANPPVLRTHDRFGQRVDEIVYHPAFVEMQRLGFSRFGFAAMSHREGVLGWPGRVPHVVKFALSYVFVQAEFGLFCPISMTDSAARVLRMFGSPELQGRYVPRLTSTDFGELMQSAQLLTERTGGSDVGASECVARLVDGEWRIWGEKWFCSNAGADVHLALARPEGAPAGTKGLGMFLVPKLLPDGSRNRYVIRRLKEKLGSRSMPTGEYEFEGATGYVVGEIDRGFAQMAEMINVSRLSNGMRAAALMRRSLLEAAVHARGRAAFGRALFDLPLVREQLFEMVLDSEAALAIVLFAAQALDRADAGSEHDELVVRITTPLIKYANCRRARWTTGMAMNIRGGNGYIEEWVNARLLRDAHLGSIWEGAENVVALDVARAAIRNGAHEALFRELETRLDSVTDELARREAAAVREEVGRVRRQFERLLQASEDEREAKMAAMCDRLAAAVCASLLTVEGDREAASGHGYGKLVAAREYRRRYLERQDPLEADTGALRWVGALIDGAPVPAAALG from the coding sequence ATGACGACCGTGACCACACCTTCGAACCGCGCGATGCCGACCACCCGGGGGATGAACTTCTTCGAGGCCGACCCGAACCTCGAGCGGGCGCTCCGGGTTTATGCCGGGCCGGAGGATGCCGAGCGGGCGCTGCCGCACCTGCGGGAGGTGGGGCGGTGCGCGGGCGACGAGCTGGACGAGCTGGCGGCGCAGGCGGATGCGAACCCGCCGGTGCTGCGGACGCACGACCGGTTCGGGCAGCGGGTGGACGAGATTGTGTACCACCCGGCGTTCGTCGAGATGCAGCGGCTCGGCTTTTCGCGCTTCGGGTTTGCGGCGATGTCGCACCGGGAGGGGGTGCTGGGGTGGCCGGGCCGGGTGCCCCACGTGGTGAAATTCGCGCTGAGCTACGTGTTCGTGCAGGCGGAGTTCGGGCTGTTCTGCCCGATTTCGATGACCGACTCGGCGGCGCGGGTGCTGCGGATGTTCGGTTCGCCGGAGCTGCAGGGGCGGTACGTTCCGCGGCTGACCAGCACCGATTTCGGCGAGCTGATGCAGTCGGCGCAGCTGCTGACGGAGCGGACGGGCGGGAGCGACGTGGGGGCGAGCGAGTGCGTTGCGCGGCTTGTCGACGGCGAGTGGCGGATCTGGGGCGAGAAGTGGTTCTGCTCGAACGCGGGGGCGGATGTGCACCTCGCGCTGGCCCGGCCGGAGGGTGCGCCGGCGGGCACGAAGGGGCTGGGGATGTTCCTCGTGCCGAAGCTGCTGCCTGACGGGAGCCGGAACCGGTACGTCATCCGGCGGCTGAAGGAGAAGCTGGGCTCGCGGTCGATGCCGACGGGCGAGTACGAGTTCGAGGGGGCGACCGGGTACGTGGTGGGGGAGATCGACCGCGGCTTCGCGCAGATGGCGGAGATGATCAACGTCTCGCGGCTGAGCAACGGGATGCGGGCGGCGGCGCTGATGCGGCGGTCGCTGCTGGAGGCGGCGGTCCATGCGCGGGGCCGGGCGGCGTTCGGGCGGGCGCTGTTCGACCTTCCGCTGGTGCGGGAGCAGCTCTTCGAGATGGTGCTGGACAGCGAGGCGGCCCTGGCGATTGTGCTGTTCGCGGCGCAGGCGCTCGACCGGGCGGATGCGGGTTCGGAGCACGACGAGCTGGTGGTGCGGATCACGACGCCGCTCATCAAGTACGCGAACTGCCGGCGGGCGCGCTGGACGACGGGGATGGCGATGAACATCCGCGGGGGCAACGGGTACATCGAGGAGTGGGTGAACGCGCGGCTGCTGCGGGATGCGCACCTTGGGAGCATCTGGGAGGGGGCGGAGAACGTGGTGGCGCTGGACGTTGCGCGGGCCGCGATCCGGAACGGGGCGCACGAGGCGCTGTTCCGCGAGCTTGAGACGCGGCTGGACAGTGTGACCGACGAGCTGGCCCGGCGGGAGGCGGCTGCGGTGCGGGAGGAGGTGGGCCGGGTGCGGCGGCAGTTCGAGCGGCTGCTGCAGGCGAGCGAGGACGAGCGGGAGGCGAAGATGGCGGCGATGTGCGACCGGCTGGCGGCGGCGGTCTGCGCGAGCCTGCTGACCGTGGAGGGCGACCGGGAGGCAGCGTCGGGTCATGGTTATGGCAAGCTCGTGGCGGCGCGGGAGTACCGGCGGCGGTACCTGGAGCGACAGGACCCGCTGGAGGCAGACACCGGGGCGCTGCGCTGGGTCGGGGCGCTTATCGATGGGGCGCCGGTGCCGGCGGCTGCGCTGGGGTAA
- a CDS encoding galactokinase — MEPASAARAAFREHFGAEPALLVRAPGRVNLIGEHTDYNGLPVLPFAIGRATLLAVGPADTPRLEAVSAGFPVPASLPLDADPAAIAEPWHRYLAAALAVLDGRIAGRGARVAIASDLPPASGLSSSSALVVGLLLGLDALFGLGIEPPALVALAARAERLAGAETGGMDQQVIALARAGHLLRIDFLPPSTRHLPVPPDWAFVVASSGQPAPKGGAARAAYNERVVATRVSAALIADMLGAEVEGTPVLGNVADIDAAPILVDELPARVSPRKAAASLGVPVERFVTLSADTFDPDAVLPVRAYARHVLAEAERVDLACAAVEAADLRALGELMLASHASLRDDYRCSTPALDALVAAMSKAGAAGARLTGAGFGGFAIAACERGREAAVIEAAVAAAGGPAFAVEPSAGAALL; from the coding sequence GTGGAACCCGCCTCCGCCGCTCGCGCGGCCTTTCGCGAGCACTTCGGCGCCGAACCCGCCCTCCTCGTCCGCGCCCCCGGCCGCGTCAACCTCATCGGCGAACACACCGACTACAACGGCCTCCCCGTCCTCCCCTTCGCCATCGGCCGCGCCACGCTCCTCGCGGTCGGCCCCGCAGATACCCCGCGGCTCGAAGCCGTCTCAGCCGGCTTTCCGGTGCCCGCGTCGCTCCCCCTCGATGCCGACCCCGCCGCAATCGCCGAGCCGTGGCACCGCTACCTCGCCGCCGCCCTCGCCGTCCTCGACGGCCGCATCGCCGGGCGCGGCGCGCGGGTCGCCATCGCCTCCGACCTCCCGCCCGCCAGCGGCCTGAGCTCCTCCAGCGCCCTCGTCGTCGGCCTCCTCCTCGGGCTCGATGCCCTCTTCGGACTCGGCATCGAACCGCCCGCGCTCGTCGCCCTCGCTGCCCGCGCCGAACGGCTCGCTGGCGCCGAAACCGGCGGCATGGACCAGCAGGTCATCGCCCTCGCCCGGGCTGGCCACCTGCTCCGTATCGACTTCCTTCCCCCATCGACACGCCACCTGCCCGTCCCGCCCGACTGGGCGTTCGTCGTCGCCTCCTCCGGCCAGCCGGCGCCCAAGGGCGGCGCCGCCCGGGCCGCCTACAACGAACGGGTCGTCGCTACCCGCGTCTCCGCAGCGCTCATCGCCGACATGCTCGGCGCCGAGGTCGAAGGCACCCCCGTGCTCGGCAACGTCGCCGACATCGACGCCGCCCCCATCCTCGTCGACGAACTCCCCGCGCGCGTCTCCCCCCGCAAAGCCGCGGCCTCGCTCGGCGTCCCTGTCGAGCGGTTCGTGACGCTCTCCGCCGACACGTTCGACCCCGACGCCGTCCTGCCCGTCCGCGCATACGCCCGCCACGTCCTCGCCGAAGCCGAACGCGTCGACCTCGCCTGCGCCGCCGTCGAGGCCGCAGACCTCCGCGCCCTCGGCGAGCTCATGCTCGCCTCCCACGCCTCGCTCCGCGACGACTACCGCTGCTCCACGCCCGCCCTCGATGCCCTCGTCGCTGCGATGAGCAAGGCCGGCGCCGCCGGCGCCCGCCTCACCGGGGCCGGCTTTGGCGGATTCGCCATCGCAGCCTGCGAACGCGGCCGCGAGGCGGCAGTCATCGAAGCTGCCGTCGCAGCAGCCGGCGGCCCCGCCTTCGCCGTCGAGCCCTCCGCCGGGGCCGCCCTCCTGTGA